One Bifidobacterium angulatum DSM 20098 = JCM 7096 DNA window includes the following coding sequences:
- a CDS encoding 3-deoxy-7-phosphoheptulonate synthase, translating into MAALRGPDSSEDKRRLGEQAVFPETVDVNIRQLDPIPAPRAFLRELPLTEEMGELVRTSRQEIRDVLRGRDDRLLVIVGPCSIHDPKAAHEYAEKLAAVQRELNDRLLIVMRVYFEKPRTTIGWKGLINDPDLDGQFNIRKGMWEARKVLTDVLSLGLPIATEWLDPITPQYICDAISWGAIGARNTESQVHRELASGLSMPVGFKNSTDGSIKAAADSCYAAAFEHHFLSINLDGRVISAETKGNPDCHLVLRGSSSGPNYDAESVKAALDALHNSKATGPSEHGLVIDAAHGNCGKDEVREAEVVEEIAARLAQGEQGILGVMMESFLVAGHQKPAPLDQLVYGQSVTDSCIPWERTEQLLRTLADAVAARRA; encoded by the coding sequence ATGGCAGCGTTACGTGGTCCGGACAGTTCCGAAGATAAGCGTCGTTTGGGGGAGCAGGCCGTCTTTCCCGAGACGGTGGATGTCAATATTCGTCAGCTTGATCCGATTCCGGCTCCGCGCGCGTTTCTGCGCGAGTTGCCGCTCACCGAGGAGATGGGCGAGCTGGTGCGCACGTCGCGTCAGGAGATCCGTGATGTGTTGCGCGGGCGCGATGACCGTCTGCTGGTCATTGTGGGCCCGTGTTCCATTCATGATCCCAAGGCCGCGCATGAGTATGCCGAGAAGCTTGCCGCGGTGCAACGCGAGTTGAACGATCGCTTGCTGATTGTTATGCGCGTGTATTTCGAGAAGCCTCGTACCACTATCGGTTGGAAGGGTCTGATCAACGATCCGGATCTCGATGGCCAGTTCAATATTCGTAAGGGCATGTGGGAGGCACGCAAGGTGCTTACCGATGTGCTGTCGTTGGGTTTGCCGATCGCTACCGAATGGCTTGACCCGATCACCCCGCAGTATATCTGCGATGCGATCAGCTGGGGCGCCATTGGTGCGCGCAATACCGAAAGCCAGGTGCACCGCGAGTTGGCCAGTGGCCTGTCGATGCCGGTCGGGTTCAAGAATTCCACGGACGGTTCCATCAAGGCCGCGGCTGATTCCTGTTATGCTGCCGCGTTCGAGCATCATTTCCTGTCCATCAATTTGGATGGGCGTGTGATTTCCGCCGAGACCAAGGGCAATCCGGATTGTCACCTGGTGTTGCGTGGCTCGTCGAGCGGTCCGAATTACGATGCCGAGTCGGTCAAGGCGGCATTGGATGCGTTGCATAATTCGAAGGCGACTGGTCCGAGCGAGCATGGTCTGGTGATCGATGCCGCGCATGGCAACTGTGGCAAGGATGAAGTGCGTGAGGCCGAAGTGGTCGAGGAGATCGCGGCTCGTTTGGCTCAGGGCGAACAGGGCATTCTCGGCGTGATGATGGAAAGCTTCCTGGTGGCAGGGCATCAGAAGCCGGCTCCGCTCGACCAGCTGGTGTACGGCCAGTCGGTCACCGATTCGTGTATTCCGTGGGAGCGTACGGAACAGCTGCTGCGCACGCTGGCCGATGCCGTTGCCGCGCGCCGCGCATAA
- a CDS encoding glycosyltransferase: MLNVSIIIPAWNEEERIADCLTNTIRQTVTPHEILVVDNRSTDNTCTIVEEFMAHHPEAPIRLLHQDEEQGLIPTRNYGLDAATGDILGRIDADCMLKPDWVEVVSGIFTEDGEAMGATGPVSYYDMPARKIALRGDDHVRRHSYRADNGQVLLFGSNMALRATAWKQIRGEVCRDKSDVMHEDVDVSLHLLGRGLKTVYSKRMVCGISARRMYTSPASFHAYMRRFRNTFETHPEHWRTHKSEHTLYIMYPWLHVLYPMYQKLLEVRDINPAERMWFNMQSELEEKDDLQDM; this comes from the coding sequence ATGCTGAATGTTTCGATTATCATCCCAGCGTGGAATGAAGAGGAGCGCATTGCGGATTGCCTGACCAACACCATCCGCCAAACCGTTACACCACATGAGATTCTGGTGGTTGACAATCGCAGTACCGATAATACCTGCACAATTGTTGAGGAGTTCATGGCGCATCATCCCGAAGCGCCGATTCGACTGCTGCACCAAGACGAGGAACAAGGGCTGATCCCCACCAGAAACTATGGGCTCGACGCCGCCACCGGAGACATACTTGGGCGTATCGACGCGGATTGCATGCTCAAGCCCGATTGGGTGGAGGTCGTATCGGGCATCTTCACCGAGGACGGCGAGGCGATGGGCGCCACCGGCCCGGTAAGCTATTACGACATGCCCGCAAGGAAAATCGCGTTGCGCGGCGACGACCATGTGCGCCGGCACTCCTACCGCGCCGACAACGGCCAGGTGTTGCTGTTCGGCTCGAATATGGCCCTACGTGCCACCGCGTGGAAGCAGATCAGGGGCGAGGTGTGCCGGGACAAGTCCGACGTGATGCATGAGGACGTGGACGTGTCGCTGCATCTGCTGGGCCGTGGACTGAAAACCGTGTATTCCAAACGCATGGTATGCGGCATCTCCGCACGCCGCATGTACACGTCGCCGGCTTCGTTCCATGCCTACATGAGACGCTTCCGCAACACCTTCGAAACGCATCCGGAGCATTGGCGCACCCACAAGTCGGAGCACACGCTGTACATCATGTACCCGTGGCTGCACGTCCTTTACCCCATGTACCAGAAGCTGCTGGAAGTGCGCGATATCAATCCGGCCGAACGCATGTGGTTCAACATGCAATCCGAGCTTGAGGAGAAAGACGACCTGCAGGACATGTAG
- a CDS encoding AI-2E family transporter has protein sequence MDEHAHTSDENTAGGREGLRWDLGTLFPAKGDERRPPEWFGRALLYIAMAIVLFSYCWRSWGSVAYLIYDILIALFLALAIEPMVKALVSHGWKRGVAALLSFTVVIVAACVLLLLFGNMFIQQVIALFSGLPDMYEQTRQFIMQRFSFVLPEIDNLGPEILKNIQSSWVSDFAGQALHTVSGVSAAFIDVTTVIMVTFYISAAGPKLRRSVCQWFAPSAQRRILTVWTVAQDQISSFLFSRTVLAVLNAACTGAFLVIMKVPYWLPLALFSGIVSQFIPMIGTFVGGAAPVLFACANNGLGVGIAVIVFITVYQQIENFIFLPKISQRTMDINEAVAFISVLFFGSLFGAVGAFLALPIAASIQVIVHAGTRRYDLVDSPLMSDPAPKKKSKVVEAGEAFNEHVIQPINHAIPRAVSSTANRVHVDDELRQMQEIFYSMSDEELREGLEDDSATVAIPKGVLKDAVIHDHSGRPMLKGTEEQGDEDGKTSAGGEGADAAPHDRPQEDSPSTDVSSNPRKGWR, from the coding sequence ATGGATGAACACGCGCATACAAGCGATGAGAATACTGCAGGTGGCCGTGAAGGGCTGCGCTGGGATCTGGGAACGCTGTTCCCCGCAAAAGGCGACGAACGCAGGCCTCCGGAATGGTTCGGCAGGGCTTTGCTGTACATCGCCATGGCCATAGTGCTGTTTTCCTACTGCTGGCGATCCTGGGGGTCGGTCGCCTACCTGATCTACGACATCCTTATCGCGCTGTTCCTTGCGCTCGCCATCGAACCGATGGTGAAGGCCCTGGTGAGTCATGGCTGGAAGCGTGGCGTGGCGGCGCTGCTGTCGTTCACCGTGGTGATCGTCGCCGCATGCGTGCTGCTGCTGCTGTTCGGCAACATGTTCATTCAGCAGGTGATCGCCTTGTTCTCCGGTCTGCCGGATATGTACGAGCAGACGAGGCAGTTCATCATGCAGCGGTTCTCGTTCGTGCTGCCGGAGATCGACAATCTTGGCCCCGAGATCCTGAAGAACATCCAGTCCTCGTGGGTTTCCGACTTCGCCGGTCAGGCGCTGCACACCGTTTCCGGCGTATCCGCCGCATTCATCGACGTCACTACGGTGATCATGGTCACCTTCTATATTTCCGCTGCCGGCCCGAAGCTGCGCCGTTCCGTATGCCAGTGGTTTGCCCCGTCCGCGCAGCGTCGCATCCTTACCGTCTGGACGGTAGCGCAGGATCAGATCTCGTCCTTCCTGTTCTCCCGTACGGTTCTCGCCGTGCTCAACGCCGCCTGTACCGGCGCGTTCCTGGTGATCATGAAGGTGCCGTACTGGCTGCCGTTGGCATTGTTCAGCGGCATCGTCTCGCAGTTCATTCCCATGATCGGTACGTTCGTGGGCGGCGCGGCCCCGGTGCTGTTCGCGTGTGCGAACAACGGTCTGGGCGTCGGCATTGCGGTCATCGTGTTCATCACCGTGTACCAGCAGATCGAGAACTTCATCTTCCTGCCGAAGATCTCGCAGCGCACCATGGATATCAACGAGGCGGTGGCATTCATTTCGGTGTTGTTCTTCGGCTCGCTGTTCGGTGCGGTCGGCGCGTTCCTTGCATTGCCCATCGCCGCATCCATCCAGGTGATCGTGCACGCCGGAACACGTCGATACGATCTGGTCGATTCGCCGTTGATGAGCGACCCCGCGCCCAAGAAGAAGTCCAAGGTGGTCGAGGCCGGCGAAGCGTTCAACGAGCATGTGATCCAGCCCATCAATCATGCCATTCCTCGCGCCGTCTCCAGCACCGCGAACCGTGTGCATGTGGATGACGAGCTTCGCCAGATGCAGGAGATCTTCTACTCCATGTCCGACGAGGAATTGCGTGAGGGATTGGAGGACGATTCCGCCACGGTGGCGATTCCCAAGGGCGTGCTGAAGGATGCCGTCATACACGATCATTCAGGCAGGCCGATGCTGAAGGGAACGGAGGAACAAGGCGACGAAGACGGTAAGACGTCTGCCGGCGGCGAGGGCGCCGACGCCGCGCCGCATGATAGGCCGCAGGAGGATTCGCCTTCGACCGACGTATCGTCCAATCCGCGAAAGGGGTGGCGCTGA
- a CDS encoding glycosyltransferase family 2 protein — MVLLTVLDTLLFIVGAIGMVYQGVCIVASLFAKPVTFPEAAMDKRYAVLISARNEEHVIGNLITCLHEQTYPSGLIDIWVVADNCTDGTARVVRDMGCHVVERHNMQQVGKGYALTYLLDYMIDAGLSDTYDAYFVFDADNKLDRHYFEEMNKAFQSGFKILTSYRNSVNLADNWVSSGSALWFIRESRFLNNSRMLFGSSCHVGGTGFMFSKEIMKRNKGWKFHLLTEDLEFTMDSVLHGDRVGYCGSAILYDEQPITFAQSWRQRLRWSRGFLQVFRYYGPQLIRRAIKERDFSAVDFTLLLCPFTMLGVIRAVLGVIFAACGFVTWQSQLGAVTGWSSGIVLAVLGMMALAGLTIIAERGQIGATNKELFAYVLSFPIYMLSYVPISFQAIFSKVQWKPIEHKG; from the coding sequence ATGGTTCTGCTCACCGTACTTGATACGCTGCTGTTCATCGTGGGCGCGATCGGCATGGTCTACCAGGGCGTATGCATTGTGGCGTCGTTGTTCGCCAAGCCCGTCACTTTTCCCGAAGCCGCGATGGACAAGCGGTATGCCGTGCTTATCTCGGCGCGTAACGAGGAGCATGTGATCGGCAACCTCATCACCTGCCTGCATGAGCAGACCTATCCATCGGGGCTCATCGACATCTGGGTGGTGGCGGACAACTGCACCGACGGTACCGCCAGGGTCGTACGCGATATGGGCTGCCATGTGGTTGAACGGCATAATATGCAGCAGGTCGGCAAGGGGTATGCGTTGACCTATCTGCTTGACTATATGATCGATGCCGGTCTGTCCGACACCTATGACGCCTATTTCGTGTTCGACGCCGACAATAAGCTCGACCGCCATTACTTCGAGGAGATGAACAAGGCGTTCCAGTCGGGATTCAAGATTCTGACCAGCTACCGCAACTCGGTCAATCTGGCCGACAACTGGGTTTCGTCCGGTTCCGCGCTGTGGTTCATCCGCGAATCGAGATTCCTCAACAACTCCCGTATGCTGTTCGGCTCCAGCTGTCATGTGGGCGGCACCGGGTTCATGTTCTCCAAGGAGATCATGAAACGCAATAAGGGCTGGAAATTCCACCTACTTACCGAGGATCTCGAATTCACCATGGATTCGGTGCTGCACGGCGATCGCGTCGGGTATTGTGGCAGCGCCATCCTGTATGACGAGCAGCCCATTACCTTCGCGCAAAGCTGGCGTCAGCGTCTGCGCTGGAGCAGGGGATTCCTGCAGGTGTTCCGCTATTACGGGCCGCAGCTGATTCGGCGTGCCATCAAGGAGCGGGATTTTTCGGCGGTCGATTTCACGCTGCTGCTTTGCCCGTTCACGATGCTCGGCGTGATTCGTGCGGTGTTGGGTGTTATCTTCGCCGCCTGCGGATTCGTTACCTGGCAAAGCCAGCTGGGGGCCGTCACCGGGTGGAGCAGTGGCATTGTGCTGGCCGTGCTCGGTATGATGGCGCTCGCAGGTCTGACGATCATCGCGGAACGTGGGCAGATCGGCGCTACGAACAAGGAGCTGTTCGCCTATGTGCTCAGTTTCCCGATCTACATGCTCAGCTATGTGCCGATCTCCTTCCAGGCCATCTTCTCCAAGGTGCAGTGGAAGCCCATCGAGCATAAGGGCTGA